A single Salmo trutta chromosome 14, fSalTru1.1, whole genome shotgun sequence DNA region contains:
- the p3h1 gene encoding prolyl 3-hydroxylase 1 isoform X1 → MECRLVVAILVVCLIPYGLSDVQLSSNVILEPYDLLFDTAVEAYYKGDWMTVILNMERALRNKAAIRRVKAHCRITCANQSAFGEPLSNIVVSIPGAGSVEDLGFFQKIMKRADCVNTCESDKIGPATIHKITEDVDLEFKKRTPYNYLQVAYFKINKLDKAVAAANTFFLANPDHMEMRQNLDYYRMMSGVQEEDFKDLEAWPHMAEFLAGKRYYSSDSFGLAIDHFEAAVEEYFSADQECRALCEGAYDYDGYNYMEYSADLFQSMTDHYMQILNCKQSCSVELASTAGKDKPFEDFLPSHFNYLQFSYYNSEKYEQAIECAKTYLLFHPEEEVMNQNLAYYSAVLGEDKAAAIPARQVVKQHIQQSLLEKELLYFAFEVFGITFVDPDSWTPADIMPLKLREKQKADRETAARITEEIGNLMKEIETLVEEKNKESTDIAKIVREGGPLLFDDIKITMSSKQLNGSQRVLLDGFISEGECRELTRLSNAAALKGDGYRGLPSPHSPSESFQGITVLKAIKFGQEGTVPLKSARLFFDMSEKVRRVLESYFRLDSPLYFSYSHLVCRSAIDEKQDDRDDLSHPVHADNCLLVSELNKCIKEPPAYTHRDYSAILYLNDDFEGGDFIFTELDAKTVTAAVRPQCGRVVGFGAGEENPHGVRAVTKGQRCAVALWFTLDPKHEEKERIQAQEMLKMFSTPTDAEFTETKTESSEPQLTLPDQAVLLGQAAPPVQEQADKPDDKPAEKKPEEQAETVIENPADNPEDKKDEKQTENQAEKQIAKEGEKPKLKEAVKTKAKAADASKAKATTKTAAKTGDKAKAKPAAKTNVKHAASKMKPKATDKKEQKPATKKAEKAPVKKVSKDSKTDPKSASDSQTDKDEL, encoded by the exons ATGGAGTGCCGGTTGGTGGTAGCGATTTTAGTCGTATGCCTCATCCCTTATGGCCTTTCGGATGTGCAGCTCAGTAGTAATGTTATTCTCGAGCCGTATGATCTGCTGTTCGACACAGCGGTAGAAGCATACTACAAGGGTGACTGGATGACGGTCATCCTGAACATGGAGAGGGCGCTTCGGAACAAGGCTGCGATACGCAGGGTGAAGGCGCATTGTCGGATAACTTGTGCAAACCAGAGCGCTTTCGGAGAGCCTTTATCCAACATAGTTGTGTCAATACCAGGCGCTGGCTCTGTGGAGGATCTTGGTTTTTTTCAAAAAATTATGAAAAGGGCTGATTGTGTAAATACCTGCGAAAGTGATAAAATTGGACCAGCAACTATCCATAAAATCACTGAAGATGTGGACCTCGAGTTTAAGAAGAGAACCCCTTACAATTATCTCCAAGTCGCATACTTCAAG ATCAATAAGCTGGATAAGGCTGTGGCAGCGGCCAACACGTTTTTCCTGGCCAACCCAGACCACATGGAGATGAGGCAGAACCTGGACTACTACAGGATGATGTCCGGAGTACAGGAGGAAGACTTTAAAGACCTGGAGGCCTGGCCGCACATG GCAGAGTTCCTTGCAGGGAAGCGGTACTACAGCTCAGACTCGTTCGGTCTGGCCATCGACCACTTTGAGGCAGCGGTGGAAGAGTACTTCAGCGCAGACCAGGAGTGCCGGGCGCTCTGCGAAGGAGCTTACGACTACGACGGATACAACTACATGGAGTACAGTGCTGACCTCTTCCAGTCCATGACAG ACCACTACATGCAGATTCTGAACTGCAAGCAGAGCTGTTCTGTGGAGCTAGCCTCCACCGCAGGAAAGGACAAGCCATTTGAGGATTTCCTCCCTTCCCACTTCAACTACCTACAGTTCTCCTACTACAACA gTGAAAAGTATGAGCAGGCCATAGAGTGTGCTAAGACCTACCTGCTGTTCCACCCAGAAGAGGAGGTAATGAATCAGAACCTGGCCTACTACTCCGCTGTGCTGGGAGAGGACAAGGCTGCAGCCATACCTGctagacag gTGGTAAAACAGCACATTCAGCAGTCCCTGTTGGAGAAGGAGCTGCTCTACTTTGCTTTTGAAGTGTTTGGAATCACCTTTGTTGATCCA GATTCCTGGACCCCTGCAGACATCATGCCCCTCAAACTGAGAGAGAAGCAGAA GGCAGACAGGGAGACTGCAGCAAGGATCACTGAGGAGATTGGGAATCTGATGAAGGAGATTGAAACTCTGGTGGAGGAAAAGAACAAGGAGTCGACTGATATTGCCAAGATCGTACGAGAAG GTGGTCCTCTGTTGTTTGATGACATCAAGATTACCATGTCGTCTAAGCAGCTGAATGGGTCTCAGAGGGTTCTACTGGATGGATTCATCTCGGAGGGCGAGTGCAGAGAGCTCACCCGCCTCTCCAAT gCGGCTGCGCTGAAAGGGGATGGGTACCGAGGCCTTCCCTCCCCACACTCCCCCAGCGAGAGCTTCCAAGGAATCACAGTCCTCAAGGCTATTAAG TTTGGACAGGAGGGAACTGTGCCCCTGAAGAGTGCCCGTCTGTTTTTCGACATGAGTGAGAAGGTCCGTAGGGTCCTCGAGTCGTACTTCCGTCTGGACTCTCCTCTCTACTTCTCCTACTCCCACCTGGTCTGCCGCTCCGCCATCGACG AGAAGCAGGATGACCGTGACGACCTGAGTCACCCGGTTCATGCAGACAACTGCCTTCTGGTCTCTGAGCTCAACAAGTGCATCAAAGAACCAcccgcatacacacacagagactacag CGCCATCCTCTATCTAAATGATGACTTTGAAGGGGGAGATTTCATTTTCACTGAACTGGATGCCAAAACTGTCACA GCGGCGGTGCGTCCTCAGTGTGGTCGTGTGGTTGGTTTTGGGGCTGGGGAGGAGAATCCTCACGGCGTGAGAGCGGTCACTAAGGGCCAGAGGTGTGCTGTGGCCCTGTGGTTCACCCTTGACCCCAAACACGAGGAGAAG gagcGGATCCAAGCTCAAGAGATGCTGAAGATGTTCTCCACCCCTACGGACGCAGAGttcacagagacaaagacagagagctCAGAGCCACAGCTCACACTTCCTGACCAGGCTGTGCTTCTTGGTCAAGCTGCACCCCCAGTACAGGAGCAGGCAGATAAACCAGATGACAAACCAGCAGAGAAGAAGCCTGAGGAACAAGCAGAAACAGTAATTGAAAACCCAGCTGATAACCCAGAAGATAAAAAGGATGAGAAGCAGACAGAGAATCAGGCAGAAAAACAAATAGCCAAAGAGGGTGAAAAACCTAAGTTGAAAGAGGCGGTCAAAACGAAAGCCAAAGCAGCCGACGCATCAAAGGCCAAAGCGACGACTAAAACAGCGGCTAAAACAGGGGACAAAGCCAAGGCTAAACCAGCAGCAAAAACAAACGTCAAACATGCAGCAAGCAAAATGAAACCTAAAGCGACAGACAAAAAAGAGCAGAAGCCAGCTACAAAGAAGGCAGAGAAAGCCCCTGTCAAAAAGGTTTCCAAGGACTCTAAAACTGACCCCAAATCAGCCTCGGACTCACAGACAGACAAGGATGAGCTGTGA
- the p3h1 gene encoding prolyl 3-hydroxylase 1 isoform X2, producing the protein MRCRSQACYLCHSRIYLTFDRIINKLDKAVAAANTFFLANPDHMEMRQNLDYYRMMSGVQEEDFKDLEAWPHMAEFLAGKRYYSSDSFGLAIDHFEAAVEEYFSADQECRALCEGAYDYDGYNYMEYSADLFQSMTDHYMQILNCKQSCSVELASTAGKDKPFEDFLPSHFNYLQFSYYNSEKYEQAIECAKTYLLFHPEEEVMNQNLAYYSAVLGEDKAAAIPARQVVKQHIQQSLLEKELLYFAFEVFGITFVDPDSWTPADIMPLKLREKQKADRETAARITEEIGNLMKEIETLVEEKNKESTDIAKIVREGGPLLFDDIKITMSSKQLNGSQRVLLDGFISEGECRELTRLSNAAALKGDGYRGLPSPHSPSESFQGITVLKAIKFGQEGTVPLKSARLFFDMSEKVRRVLESYFRLDSPLYFSYSHLVCRSAIDEKQDDRDDLSHPVHADNCLLVSELNKCIKEPPAYTHRDYSAILYLNDDFEGGDFIFTELDAKTVTAAVRPQCGRVVGFGAGEENPHGVRAVTKGQRCAVALWFTLDPKHEEKERIQAQEMLKMFSTPTDAEFTETKTESSEPQLTLPDQAVLLGQAAPPVQEQADKPDDKPAEKKPEEQAETVIENPADNPEDKKDEKQTENQAEKQIAKEGEKPKLKEAVKTKAKAADASKAKATTKTAAKTGDKAKAKPAAKTNVKHAASKMKPKATDKKEQKPATKKAEKAPVKKVSKDSKTDPKSASDSQTDKDEL; encoded by the exons ATGCGCTGTAGATCTCAGGCATGCTACTTGTGCCATTCAAGAATTTACTTAACTTTTGACAGAATA ATCAATAAGCTGGATAAGGCTGTGGCAGCGGCCAACACGTTTTTCCTGGCCAACCCAGACCACATGGAGATGAGGCAGAACCTGGACTACTACAGGATGATGTCCGGAGTACAGGAGGAAGACTTTAAAGACCTGGAGGCCTGGCCGCACATG GCAGAGTTCCTTGCAGGGAAGCGGTACTACAGCTCAGACTCGTTCGGTCTGGCCATCGACCACTTTGAGGCAGCGGTGGAAGAGTACTTCAGCGCAGACCAGGAGTGCCGGGCGCTCTGCGAAGGAGCTTACGACTACGACGGATACAACTACATGGAGTACAGTGCTGACCTCTTCCAGTCCATGACAG ACCACTACATGCAGATTCTGAACTGCAAGCAGAGCTGTTCTGTGGAGCTAGCCTCCACCGCAGGAAAGGACAAGCCATTTGAGGATTTCCTCCCTTCCCACTTCAACTACCTACAGTTCTCCTACTACAACA gTGAAAAGTATGAGCAGGCCATAGAGTGTGCTAAGACCTACCTGCTGTTCCACCCAGAAGAGGAGGTAATGAATCAGAACCTGGCCTACTACTCCGCTGTGCTGGGAGAGGACAAGGCTGCAGCCATACCTGctagacag gTGGTAAAACAGCACATTCAGCAGTCCCTGTTGGAGAAGGAGCTGCTCTACTTTGCTTTTGAAGTGTTTGGAATCACCTTTGTTGATCCA GATTCCTGGACCCCTGCAGACATCATGCCCCTCAAACTGAGAGAGAAGCAGAA GGCAGACAGGGAGACTGCAGCAAGGATCACTGAGGAGATTGGGAATCTGATGAAGGAGATTGAAACTCTGGTGGAGGAAAAGAACAAGGAGTCGACTGATATTGCCAAGATCGTACGAGAAG GTGGTCCTCTGTTGTTTGATGACATCAAGATTACCATGTCGTCTAAGCAGCTGAATGGGTCTCAGAGGGTTCTACTGGATGGATTCATCTCGGAGGGCGAGTGCAGAGAGCTCACCCGCCTCTCCAAT gCGGCTGCGCTGAAAGGGGATGGGTACCGAGGCCTTCCCTCCCCACACTCCCCCAGCGAGAGCTTCCAAGGAATCACAGTCCTCAAGGCTATTAAG TTTGGACAGGAGGGAACTGTGCCCCTGAAGAGTGCCCGTCTGTTTTTCGACATGAGTGAGAAGGTCCGTAGGGTCCTCGAGTCGTACTTCCGTCTGGACTCTCCTCTCTACTTCTCCTACTCCCACCTGGTCTGCCGCTCCGCCATCGACG AGAAGCAGGATGACCGTGACGACCTGAGTCACCCGGTTCATGCAGACAACTGCCTTCTGGTCTCTGAGCTCAACAAGTGCATCAAAGAACCAcccgcatacacacacagagactacag CGCCATCCTCTATCTAAATGATGACTTTGAAGGGGGAGATTTCATTTTCACTGAACTGGATGCCAAAACTGTCACA GCGGCGGTGCGTCCTCAGTGTGGTCGTGTGGTTGGTTTTGGGGCTGGGGAGGAGAATCCTCACGGCGTGAGAGCGGTCACTAAGGGCCAGAGGTGTGCTGTGGCCCTGTGGTTCACCCTTGACCCCAAACACGAGGAGAAG gagcGGATCCAAGCTCAAGAGATGCTGAAGATGTTCTCCACCCCTACGGACGCAGAGttcacagagacaaagacagagagctCAGAGCCACAGCTCACACTTCCTGACCAGGCTGTGCTTCTTGGTCAAGCTGCACCCCCAGTACAGGAGCAGGCAGATAAACCAGATGACAAACCAGCAGAGAAGAAGCCTGAGGAACAAGCAGAAACAGTAATTGAAAACCCAGCTGATAACCCAGAAGATAAAAAGGATGAGAAGCAGACAGAGAATCAGGCAGAAAAACAAATAGCCAAAGAGGGTGAAAAACCTAAGTTGAAAGAGGCGGTCAAAACGAAAGCCAAAGCAGCCGACGCATCAAAGGCCAAAGCGACGACTAAAACAGCGGCTAAAACAGGGGACAAAGCCAAGGCTAAACCAGCAGCAAAAACAAACGTCAAACATGCAGCAAGCAAAATGAAACCTAAAGCGACAGACAAAAAAGAGCAGAAGCCAGCTACAAAGAAGGCAGAGAAAGCCCCTGTCAAAAAGGTTTCCAAGGACTCTAAAACTGACCCCAAATCAGCCTCGGACTCACAGACAGACAAGGATGAGCTGTGA